A single genomic interval of bacterium harbors:
- a CDS encoding nucleotide pyrophosphatase/phosphodiesterase family protein: protein MRNRLVIIQVAGLGYDFLTETFGATWGGLPLEPLTSVFPALTCTAQATFRTAAPVSSHGMMANGQFHRELRRPLLWEQSSALVSGPRIWDAFRQRGKRVAMLFWQQSLGESVDIILSPAPIHKHGGGMVQSVYSQPAGLYDSLCKSIKRTFPLHRYWGPLASPVSSDWIAKATALLLADPDQAPDLCLTYLPALDYDLQRHGPAHPAAKRALSALLEQLALIRNAAEKNGYDLILFGDYAIGPSTQAIFPNRALLEANLFQTRTVAGMHYPDFHASQAFAMVDHEIAHVTLRNTANIEETRTALASLDGIETIMDAKAQHAAGLAHPHGGELLLVAKPGFWFAYPWWTDRKKAPDYASHVDIHNKPGYDPCELFFGWPPISVSQDTRRIKGSHGRIGKDRDAVWASTCQLAGTPATLQELAQLVKQHLETLS, encoded by the coding sequence ATGAGAAACCGTTTAGTCATCATTCAAGTGGCCGGATTGGGCTATGACTTCCTGACCGAAACGTTCGGGGCCACGTGGGGCGGACTCCCGCTCGAGCCCTTGACCAGCGTGTTCCCCGCCCTCACCTGCACCGCCCAGGCCACCTTCCGGACCGCGGCCCCCGTGTCAAGCCACGGCATGATGGCCAATGGCCAGTTCCACCGGGAACTCCGGCGTCCGCTCCTCTGGGAACAATCTTCCGCCCTGGTTTCCGGTCCGCGGATCTGGGACGCCTTCCGACAGCGGGGCAAGCGCGTGGCGATGCTCTTCTGGCAGCAGTCACTGGGCGAATCGGTGGACATCATTCTTTCCCCCGCCCCCATCCATAAACATGGCGGCGGGATGGTTCAAAGCGTGTACAGTCAACCCGCCGGCCTTTATGACTCGCTCTGCAAATCCATCAAGCGCACCTTCCCTCTTCACCGCTACTGGGGCCCCCTGGCCTCGCCCGTTTCCTCCGACTGGATTGCCAAGGCCACCGCACTCCTGCTGGCCGACCCGGACCAGGCGCCCGATCTCTGCCTGACCTATCTCCCCGCACTCGACTACGACCTCCAGCGACATGGGCCGGCGCATCCAGCCGCCAAACGGGCCCTGTCGGCCTTGCTTGAGCAACTCGCCCTCATCCGGAACGCCGCCGAAAAAAACGGGTACGACCTGATCCTCTTCGGTGACTACGCCATCGGCCCCTCGACTCAAGCGATATTCCCGAACCGGGCCCTGCTTGAGGCCAACTTGTTCCAAACCCGCACGGTAGCCGGGATGCACTACCCGGATTTTCACGCCAGTCAGGCCTTTGCCATGGTCGACCACGAAATCGCCCATGTCACCTTGCGAAACACAGCAAATATTGAGGAAACCCGCACCGCACTGGCCTCCCTGGACGGCATTGAAACCATCATGGATGCCAAAGCCCAACACGCCGCCGGGCTTGCCCATCCGCATGGGGGCGAGTTGCTACTGGTGGCCAAGCCCGGCTTCTGGTTTGCCTACCCCTGGTGGACGGACCGGAAAAAAGCGCCGGATTATGCCAGCCATGTGGATATCCATAACAAGCCCGGCTATGATCCCTGTGAGCTGTTCTTCGGCTGGCCCCCGATCTCGGTCAGTCAGGACACCCGCCGCATCAAGGGCTCGCATGGAAGAATCGGTAAAGACCGGGATGCCGTCTGGGCAAGTACCTGCCAGTTGGCTGGCACCCCCGCCACCCTGCAGGAACTCGCCCAACTTGTGAAGCAACACCTGGAGACCCTGTCGTGA
- a CDS encoding UbiA family prenyltransferase, whose amino-acid sequence MDEDQNQSPLKEPLQGSTHSTAPAPSAGKGWLSLFRPPNLFTVPGDPLGGALLAALALQVVPAWNAVYAVMGAALAFYASGLLANDFFDRAIDARERPGRPIPSGAVSPAAVKWAAILLSLAGLLMTLPAGRAAIATGLLLVLASWFYNAAGKRLAWLSPLSMGICRGLSLLLGAAVLGREGLTSPPVLMAALFLTLYVALITLIARHEADPEAEPIPGWCRWGIPLLLTVWLVILLIRPGGPIEFNWKSMSALLSAMSILWAIVWVAQMRPQASPRVIQASVGGLIRGLLFTQAALCASTGGAGEGFALLLLFLFPVSGWIGKWFYGS is encoded by the coding sequence ATGGACGAAGACCAAAACCAGAGCCCACTCAAAGAACCGCTTCAGGGAAGTACTCACTCAACCGCCCCTGCCCCCAGTGCCGGGAAAGGCTGGCTCTCTCTTTTCCGTCCGCCCAATCTCTTTACCGTCCCCGGTGATCCCCTGGGCGGTGCGTTGCTGGCCGCCTTGGCTCTACAGGTGGTCCCGGCCTGGAATGCGGTGTATGCCGTCATGGGGGCCGCCCTGGCCTTCTATGCCAGCGGCCTGCTGGCCAACGACTTCTTTGACCGCGCCATAGATGCCCGGGAGCGGCCCGGCCGGCCCATCCCGTCAGGTGCGGTCAGCCCGGCCGCCGTTAAGTGGGCCGCCATTCTCCTCTCTCTGGCCGGACTGCTCATGACCCTCCCGGCTGGTCGCGCCGCCATCGCCACGGGGCTGCTGCTGGTCCTGGCCTCCTGGTTCTACAATGCCGCGGGCAAACGACTGGCCTGGTTATCCCCTCTCTCCATGGGGATCTGCCGAGGGTTGAGCCTGTTGCTGGGGGCGGCGGTCCTGGGCCGCGAGGGACTCACCTCACCCCCCGTGCTGATGGCCGCTCTTTTCCTGACCCTGTACGTCGCCCTCATTACCCTCATCGCCCGCCACGAAGCCGACCCTGAAGCGGAACCCATTCCCGGCTGGTGCCGCTGGGGCATTCCCCTCCTCCTGACGGTCTGGCTGGTTATCCTGCTGATCAGACCGGGTGGGCCCATCGAGTTCAATTGGAAAAGCATGTCAGCCCTGTTATCGGCCATGTCTATTCTCTGGGCGATCGTGTGGGTCGCCCAGATGCGCCCCCAGGCCTCACCCCGCGTCATCCAGGCCTCGGTCGGCGGCCTGATCCGTGGCCTCCTTTTTACCCAGGCGGCGCTCTGCGCCTCAACGGGCGGCGCCGGCGAAGGGTTCGCCCTCCTCCTGCTTTTTCTCTTTCCAGTAAGCGGTTGGATTGGCAAATGGTTTTATGGTAGTTAA
- a CDS encoding ATP-dependent helicase: protein MTEPVKDNLEWLADLNPQQRQAVVHGEGPLLVVAGAGSGKTKTLAYRVAYLISQGVNPSNILLMTFTRRAAEEMLSRAAAVSLHTAHMTGRVWGGTFHAIANRLLRTYSKQAGLPNNFTVMDQSDSEDLLNVIRHELNIGKNDKRFPRKGTLMGIYSRCVNGGEQLPSVLTKHYSWCLEYQEELKSLFSGYVIRKQQRGVMDYDDLLLYWLQLMSSDELAREIGGRFEHVLVDEYQDTNLVQADILRALRKFNQNIMAVGDDAQSIYGFRAANVRNILDFPQQFPGATVITLEQNYRSVCPILETTNRLISQAHDRFTKDLWSARKEGQRPMIVTCRDEASQDQFVVDRIREHLEKGIPLSKQAVLFRSGHLSDSLEILLTTRNIPYHKYGGLRFLDAAHVKDLISFLRVSENASDEIAWYRVLQMIDKIGPATAAKIVTHISRAQDPLAMLTFPVPAAAQAGWKMLGQLMVDLVKAGESDPVAQIQRIRAFYEPLMNLRYENAQARVRDLDHIEQVASRYKSRRQLLTDLTLDPPNSTRDIAAHAAQDDDRLVLSTIHSAKGCEWDVVYVIHASDGSLPSEKSTGSEKELEEERRLAYVAMTRARDVLYITWPMRVYQRWGGMGDKHAYGQISRFITDEVRASCTLMSFGHSGGYSDEHSYDQRDIIGRVRQQINSQWD from the coding sequence ATGACAGAACCGGTTAAAGATAATTTGGAATGGTTGGCGGATCTCAATCCCCAGCAACGGCAGGCCGTTGTGCATGGAGAGGGACCGCTCCTGGTGGTGGCAGGCGCAGGGAGTGGTAAAACCAAGACCCTGGCCTATCGTGTCGCCTATTTGATCTCGCAGGGGGTGAATCCCTCCAATATCCTGCTGATGACGTTTACCCGGCGGGCTGCCGAGGAGATGCTCAGTCGGGCGGCCGCTGTCAGCTTGCATACCGCCCACATGACGGGCCGTGTCTGGGGGGGGACCTTCCACGCCATTGCCAATCGCCTGCTCCGCACCTATTCCAAACAAGCGGGCCTGCCAAACAACTTCACCGTGATGGACCAGTCGGATTCAGAGGATCTGCTGAATGTGATCCGTCACGAATTGAATATCGGTAAAAATGACAAGCGGTTTCCCCGCAAGGGAACCTTGATGGGGATTTATTCGCGCTGTGTGAATGGGGGGGAACAACTGCCCAGCGTGCTGACCAAGCACTATTCCTGGTGCCTGGAATACCAGGAGGAACTCAAGAGCCTGTTCAGTGGCTATGTGATCCGTAAACAGCAGCGGGGCGTCATGGATTATGATGACCTGTTGCTGTATTGGTTGCAATTGATGAGCTCCGATGAGCTCGCGCGTGAGATCGGCGGCCGGTTCGAGCATGTGCTGGTGGATGAGTATCAGGATACCAACCTCGTGCAGGCCGATATCCTGCGGGCCCTGCGGAAATTCAACCAGAACATCATGGCCGTGGGTGATGACGCCCAGAGCATTTACGGCTTCCGCGCCGCCAATGTCCGGAATATCCTCGATTTTCCCCAGCAGTTTCCCGGGGCCACGGTGATCACGCTGGAACAGAATTACCGTTCGGTCTGCCCGATTCTGGAGACGACCAACCGGCTGATCAGTCAGGCCCATGACCGGTTTACCAAGGATCTCTGGTCTGCCCGCAAGGAGGGGCAACGGCCGATGATCGTAACCTGCCGGGATGAGGCCTCGCAGGACCAGTTTGTCGTAGACCGGATCCGGGAGCATCTCGAGAAGGGGATTCCCCTGAGCAAGCAGGCGGTGCTGTTCCGTTCAGGACATCTTTCGGACTCCCTTGAAATTCTCCTGACCACCCGGAATATTCCCTACCACAAATATGGCGGCCTGCGCTTTCTGGATGCGGCGCATGTCAAGGACCTGATCAGTTTCCTGCGGGTCTCGGAAAATGCATCCGATGAAATCGCCTGGTATCGGGTCCTGCAGATGATCGACAAGATCGGGCCGGCCACGGCGGCCAAGATCGTGACGCATATCAGCCGGGCTCAGGATCCCCTGGCGATGCTGACCTTCCCCGTGCCGGCCGCCGCCCAGGCGGGTTGGAAAATGCTGGGCCAGTTAATGGTGGATTTGGTGAAGGCCGGGGAGAGCGACCCGGTGGCCCAGATTCAGCGCATCCGGGCCTTCTATGAACCCCTCATGAATCTCCGCTATGAGAATGCCCAGGCCCGGGTCCGTGACCTGGACCACATTGAACAGGTCGCGTCGCGCTATAAATCGCGTCGGCAATTGCTGACGGATCTGACGTTGGATCCGCCTAACTCCACCCGTGATATTGCGGCGCATGCCGCGCAGGATGATGACCGGCTGGTGTTGTCCACGATTCATTCGGCGAAGGGGTGCGAGTGGGATGTGGTCTATGTGATACATGCGTCGGATGGCTCGTTGCCTTCCGAGAAGTCCACCGGCAGTGAAAAGGAGCTCGAAGAGGAGCGGCGCTTGGCCTATGTCGCCATGACCCGTGCCCGCGACGTCCTGTATATCACCTGGCCGATGCGGGTGTATCAACGCTGGGGCGGGATGGGTGACAAACATGCCTATGGCCAGATCTCGCGGTTTATCACCGATGAGGTTCGCGCCTCCTGCACCCTGATGTCATTCGGGCACAGTGGCGGCTATTCCGATGAGCATTCCTATGATCAGCGCGACATCATCGGTCGCGTGCGCCAGCAGATCAATTCGCAGTGGGACTGA
- a CDS encoding 3-dehydroquinate synthase encodes MSSSVTGFQQRLSIPFEFPVYFHRATFSPDNPLLANTINRLHEPRRHRVMVCVDKGAARAWPHYEARIQAYFKAHQDLLELAGPIETITGGEQAKQELAGLTRMIALMEKRHLARQSVVLIMGGGSILDMAGLAASLVHRGLRVIRMPTTVVGQNDVGVGVKTGIDLFGSKNFLGTFAPPFAVVNDFDFLDRLPDREWIAGVAEAFKVAMIKDRPFFTYLCRNARALRQRETSVMERLVITCAKLHLDHIRDGGDPFENGSARPLDFGHWSAHQLEVMSGYRLRHGEAVSIGIALDSYYAMRLGLIPEKALTTLLTALKATGLPIWNKQLTSLKPDGSLAILEGLTRFQEHLGGPLTITLPAPIGARTEVHTMDPAIIAEGITYLKKCVDSKLTS; translated from the coding sequence GTGAGCTCATCCGTTACCGGCTTCCAGCAACGCCTCTCGATCCCTTTCGAGTTCCCCGTGTATTTCCACCGGGCCACCTTCTCCCCGGACAATCCCCTGCTCGCCAACACCATTAACCGCCTCCATGAGCCGCGTCGCCACCGGGTGATGGTGTGCGTGGATAAAGGTGCCGCCCGCGCCTGGCCGCATTATGAGGCCCGGATCCAAGCCTATTTCAAGGCACATCAGGATCTCCTTGAGCTTGCCGGCCCCATCGAGACGATCACCGGCGGCGAACAGGCCAAGCAGGAACTTGCCGGCCTCACCCGGATGATAGCGCTGATGGAGAAACGCCATCTGGCACGCCAGAGCGTGGTGTTGATTATGGGCGGGGGGAGCATCCTTGATATGGCCGGACTGGCCGCCTCGCTCGTCCACCGGGGGCTACGGGTCATCCGCATGCCCACCACCGTGGTGGGCCAGAACGATGTCGGCGTCGGGGTTAAAACCGGGATCGATCTCTTTGGCAGCAAAAACTTTCTCGGCACGTTCGCGCCTCCCTTTGCCGTGGTCAATGACTTCGATTTCCTGGACCGCCTGCCTGACCGGGAATGGATTGCCGGCGTTGCCGAGGCCTTCAAAGTCGCTATGATCAAAGACCGGCCGTTCTTCACCTATCTCTGCCGGAATGCCCGGGCGCTCCGCCAGCGGGAGACGTCCGTTATGGAACGGTTGGTCATTACCTGCGCCAAACTGCATCTGGATCATATCCGTGACGGTGGTGATCCGTTTGAAAACGGAAGCGCCCGCCCGCTTGATTTCGGGCACTGGTCGGCCCATCAACTTGAAGTCATGTCAGGCTATCGCCTGCGGCATGGCGAGGCGGTCTCCATCGGCATTGCCCTGGACTCGTATTACGCCATGCGCCTGGGCCTGATCCCGGAAAAGGCCCTGACCACCCTGCTCACCGCCCTCAAGGCAACTGGGCTGCCCATCTGGAATAAACAACTCACCTCACTCAAGCCGGACGGGTCGCTGGCCATTCTGGAAGGCTTGACCCGTTTCCAGGAACATCTGGGCGGACCGCTTACCATTACTCTCCCCGCCCCCATCGGGGCCCGGACCGAAGTCCACACCATGGACCCCGCGATCATTGCCGAAGGGATTACCTACCTGAAAAAATGTGTAGACTCTAAACTCACATCATAA
- a CDS encoding lytic transglycosylase domain-containing protein → MRHLTPYGFNRFVSLLAGLLLPALSQATPSLEYGPVAPVPANTLMPEAGPRLTERLSAPAPLLDPRFGETRWPCIIKGGQWAKRQSQTPLPAHAQGLIPELKKQFITEGLPQELAWVAEVESTLNTHAVSRSGARGLFQFKTEAARRFGLLKAEEDFRTTPDKSAKAAAQYLAQLYARFSDWTLSVAAYNAGEGCVGRLLKQHGARDYAAIAAELPPQTQVYVIKIMTTLALRENTQLSALPPPSSPPVSPTAN, encoded by the coding sequence ATGCGGCACTTAACCCCCTATGGTTTCAACCGCTTCGTGAGTCTTCTGGCCGGACTGCTCCTGCCGGCGTTGTCCCAGGCAACCCCTAGCCTTGAATATGGCCCCGTTGCCCCCGTGCCAGCCAATACGCTCATGCCGGAAGCCGGTCCCCGCCTGACCGAACGTCTGAGTGCCCCCGCCCCGCTCCTCGATCCGCGCTTCGGGGAGACCCGCTGGCCCTGCATTATCAAGGGCGGCCAATGGGCGAAACGACAATCCCAAACCCCGCTTCCGGCGCATGCACAGGGGCTGATTCCCGAATTGAAAAAACAGTTCATCACCGAGGGCCTCCCCCAGGAACTAGCCTGGGTGGCCGAGGTGGAATCCACGTTGAATACCCATGCGGTCAGCCGGTCGGGTGCACGGGGCCTGTTCCAATTCAAAACAGAAGCCGCCCGCCGGTTTGGCCTCCTGAAAGCAGAGGAGGATTTCCGGACCACGCCTGATAAAAGTGCCAAAGCCGCCGCGCAATACCTGGCGCAACTGTATGCCCGCTTCAGCGACTGGACCCTGTCCGTCGCCGCCTACAATGCCGGAGAGGGCTGTGTGGGACGGCTGCTGAAGCAGCACGGGGCACGTGACTATGCGGCGATTGCGGCGGAACTCCCGCCCCAGACACAGGTCTATGTGATCAAAATCATGACCACCCTGGCGCTGCGCGAAAACACGCAGCTCAGCGCCCTGCCCCCGCCCAGCAGCCCCCCGGTCAGTCCCACTGCGAATTGA